The stretch of DNA GTGATCGGAGCGTGTCCCGGATCGATACTCGCTGCTTCCGGCTCAGCTTCGCGGGTTTCATTCGTCACCGTCGTCGTCGAGGCCAGCGACCAGCCGCTGAATCAACGCGGACGCTTCACCGCTCGTCGCCCGTTCCGCTTCAAGCCGAGCGAGATCATTCGCCGTCTTCACCAACGTCGCCGCCGACGTAACGAGATTCCGAATGTCGCCAGTCGGCGGGCGGTCGAGCGTGTGCTCGGTGTAGGTGTTGTCTTTACCGCCGATGTTGAACACGAGATGCGGACGGCCGAGCTGCTGCAGGAACTCGCCCGCCCGACGCAACGATTCTTCCTGCAGGTTCTCACGCCGCGCCGCGTTCCGTTCACGCGCGGACTCATGCGCCGCAGACACCTTCGACAACGCCGCATCATTCGTAACGCCATAACGCTTGCACGCGTCACGCACCGTCGACCTCGAACACGCGAACCGCTCGGCAACCTCACGCAGCGAATAACCGGCAGCGCGCGCGTCGGCCATCGCTTGACGCTCCTCAGCGGTGAACCGAGGACGACCACCACCGGCCACGGGCAGCCCTCTCTATCGCGCGCGCAAGACACGGCACTGCCTGTGCAGTGCTTGGGGTGTCAGTGTGGTGTGGGTGGTGTTTGTGGACCTATGGGGAGTCGAACCCCAGTCCAGCGTGGTTCCGCGTGCGGCTTTCCTCGCTGTCGATACCTTCTAGGCCCTGCGTTGGGCGGCCCGTGTAGTGGACAGGCAACCCAACGCGTCAAGGTTCTGGCGCCGGGTGTCAGCGTGGCGCGTTCGGTATCCGCTTATTGAACTCGGCGTTGCTCTTGTCGCCCGCGCAGAGCGACGTTGAACTTGGCCACTATGTCTTGTCGCTTCTCGATGTCTTGTCGCTTCTTGCTGTTCTCGTCGATCGCCTGGCCGAATGCCTTGTAATAGCGAGCGATCAGGGGCTCATAGTCGAGGTCGGCGCCGGTCATCCCGGCGACGACGGTTGCTTGCCCTTCTTCATCGTTCTCAACGTTGAGGGAATTGGCCTCAAGGTAGCGTTCTTCGGACGGCGTGATGGGTCGAGTGGTGTGGAATCGGACAGAGACACCGATCAGATGGTCGCCCTCGTCGGTTTCGAGGATCTTCACGTCATCGGTGGTTATCTCATCGGGGCCAGTGATCCCTGGGATTTCGGTCATGTTTGGTCCTTTCGTCGGGAGGGCCGCTTTGTGCGCGTCCATTGTGAATAGGCCGGTCGGGATTTCGTACCGCGTTTATGCGGTTGCGCGACCAGCTTTGCGGCGTGCCCGTGCTTCCTGTTCGTATTTTGCGTGCGCGTCCCGACATTTCCCGCAACGACACCCCGGCCAGCGGCTGCTGCCCATGTACCGGGATCGGGAGCCATGGACGGGCCGCAGGTCGCGGTTCGTGATCGCGAACAGCTCGCCGCGTTTGCGGGCGGGGAGTCCGGCGATGATGCC from Cumulibacter soli encodes:
- a CDS encoding helix-turn-helix domain-containing protein, which gives rise to MAGGGRPRFTAEERQAMADARAAGYSLREVAERFACSRSTVRDACKRYGVTNDAALSKVSAAHESARERNAARRENLQEESLRRAGEFLQQLGRPHLVFNIGGKDNTYTEHTLDRPPTGDIRNLVTSAATLVKTANDLARLEAERATSGEASALIQRLVAGLDDDGDE
- a CDS encoding WhiB family transcriptional regulator; translation: MTSPPIGRPSAWTEQAACAQSDLPVQSWDADQPPHINAEAILVCNTCPVALECLLEHGRDPDMGIIAGLPARKRGELFAITNRDLRPVHGSRSRYMGSSRWPGCRCGKCRDAHAKYEQEARARRKAGRATA